The Streptomyces sp. DH-12 genome has a window encoding:
- a CDS encoding ADP-ribosylglycohydrolase family protein: MTSTTPAPTTDDTLAPGPGRDDAAPAPRTPAAPAPRPSRAAVEGLLLGLAAGDAAGWPAARHRAARMPEWTRRLTRELDTFAEQNATTTLPVPIALNQPPEPLRLGPSDDAEWAAFAAEAVLRAGDDTVLGELSRERRTRAAIDLTWNAVAAEVAAATERAPETESAVLPLRARISVRAGLGNLATGLRPPASGHDNPHYFDDAACVRACVLAVAHPGDPRAAADLAEFDARYTQDGDGVHGARAMAAAVSLALSGADPDACAAAACAELPEDTEIGRNARHALALAADAGSAFALVPPLEHQIVDHVYSYGVAAAETVPVALALTTAARGRIAEAVPAAACLSRVADSAPALAGALTGALGGSAAIPASWRESCRTLSGCVLPRLTGTDLVELAELLEAARPTAPGG, translated from the coding sequence ATGACCTCCACCACCCCCGCCCCGACCACCGACGACACGCTCGCCCCCGGACCCGGCCGGGACGACGCGGCCCCCGCGCCGCGAACCCCCGCCGCGCCCGCTCCCCGCCCGTCCCGCGCGGCCGTCGAGGGCCTGCTCCTCGGACTCGCCGCCGGGGACGCGGCCGGCTGGCCCGCCGCCCGGCACCGCGCCGCCCGCATGCCCGAGTGGACCCGGCGCCTCACCCGCGAGCTGGACACCTTCGCCGAGCAGAACGCCACCACCACGCTCCCCGTCCCCATCGCCCTGAACCAGCCCCCCGAGCCGCTCCGGCTCGGCCCCTCCGACGACGCCGAGTGGGCCGCGTTCGCCGCCGAGGCGGTGCTGCGCGCGGGCGACGACACCGTGCTCGGCGAGCTGAGCCGGGAGCGCCGCACCCGCGCCGCCATCGACCTCACCTGGAACGCGGTCGCGGCCGAGGTCGCCGCCGCCACCGAGCGGGCCCCCGAGACCGAGTCCGCCGTGCTGCCGCTGCGCGCCCGCATCTCCGTGCGCGCCGGCCTCGGCAACCTCGCCACCGGGCTGCGCCCGCCCGCCTCCGGCCACGACAACCCGCACTACTTCGACGACGCGGCCTGCGTCCGGGCCTGCGTGCTGGCCGTGGCCCACCCGGGCGACCCCCGCGCCGCCGCCGACCTCGCCGAGTTCGACGCCCGCTACACCCAGGACGGCGACGGCGTGCACGGCGCCCGCGCCATGGCCGCCGCCGTGTCCCTCGCCCTGTCCGGGGCGGACCCGGACGCCTGCGCGGCCGCCGCCTGCGCCGAACTGCCCGAGGACACCGAGATCGGCCGCAACGCCCGGCACGCCCTGGCGCTCGCGGCGGACGCCGGCAGCGCCTTCGCCCTGGTGCCGCCGCTGGAGCACCAGATCGTCGACCACGTCTACAGCTACGGCGTCGCCGCCGCCGAGACCGTCCCCGTCGCCCTCGCCCTGACCACCGCCGCCCGCGGCCGGATCGCGGAGGCGGTCCCGGCGGCGGCCTGTCTGTCCCGGGTGGCGGACTCCGCCCCGGCGCTGGCCGGCGCCCTCACCGGCGCGCTGGGCGGGAGCGCCGCGATCCCCGCGTCCTGGCGGGAGAGCTGCCGCACCCTGTCCGGCTGCGTGCTCCCCCGGCTCACCGGGACGGACCTGGTGGAACTCGCCGAGCTGCTGGAAGCCGCCCGACCGACCGCACCCGGAGGATGA
- a CDS encoding ADP-ribosylglycohydrolase family protein, which yields MTHESTESTESAASLEERITGALVGAAVGDALGGPVEGYSPEQIAERHGGRVRGVVGPWHGDDWRTARPVAPYHKGDGHVTDDTLMTHALVRVYARVRDHLDAYAIAEHLVPDLMTNPRWIPELEAEAIPLHRIFLAEKWLVARLHYGHVDPREAGVGNIVNCGAAMYMAPVGLVNAAHPAAAYAEALDVAGAHQSSYGREAAGVFAAAVAAACAPGATPESVVTACLSLAKDGTREAIEKVCAEASRHTDAESALRPLREAVAPYDTVGPDYRSPSLGARRPSRLHAIEELPVALGMVLVARGDFRHAVLGAVNYGRDCDSIATMAGAVTGALGSPVPEEWAKTVAEASRLDLWEPAATLTAVAREVFARDVERRRAHERAFARLGGAGCSG from the coding sequence ATGACACACGAGTCCACCGAAAGCACGGAAAGCGCAGCGTCCCTGGAGGAACGGATCACCGGGGCGCTGGTGGGGGCGGCCGTCGGCGACGCCCTCGGCGGCCCGGTCGAGGGGTACTCCCCCGAGCAGATCGCCGAGCGCCACGGCGGCCGCGTCCGCGGCGTCGTGGGTCCCTGGCACGGCGACGACTGGCGCACCGCCCGGCCGGTCGCGCCGTACCACAAGGGCGACGGGCACGTCACCGACGACACCCTGATGACCCACGCGCTGGTCCGGGTGTACGCGCGGGTCCGCGACCACCTGGACGCCTACGCGATCGCCGAGCACCTGGTCCCCGACCTGATGACGAACCCGCGCTGGATCCCGGAGCTGGAGGCGGAGGCGATCCCGCTGCACCGGATCTTCCTCGCGGAGAAGTGGCTGGTGGCACGCCTGCACTACGGGCACGTCGACCCGCGCGAGGCGGGCGTGGGCAACATCGTCAACTGCGGTGCCGCGATGTACATGGCCCCGGTCGGCCTGGTCAACGCCGCCCACCCGGCCGCCGCCTACGCCGAGGCCCTGGACGTCGCGGGCGCCCACCAGTCGTCGTACGGCAGGGAGGCCGCCGGGGTGTTCGCGGCGGCCGTGGCGGCGGCCTGCGCGCCGGGCGCGACCCCGGAGTCGGTCGTCACCGCGTGTCTGTCCCTGGCCAAGGACGGCACCCGGGAGGCGATCGAGAAGGTCTGCGCGGAGGCGTCCCGGCACACCGACGCCGAGTCGGCGCTGCGTCCGCTGCGCGAGGCGGTCGCCCCGTACGACACCGTGGGTCCCGACTACCGCTCCCCGTCGCTGGGCGCCCGGCGCCCCTCCCGGCTGCACGCGATCGAGGAGCTGCCTGTCGCGCTCGGCATGGTGCTGGTGGCCCGCGGCGACTTCCGGCACGCGGTGCTGGGCGCGGTCAACTACGGCCGCGACTGCGACTCCATCGCCACGATGGCCGGGGCGGTGACCGGCGCGCTCGGCTCCCCGGTGCCCGAGGAGTGGGCGAAGACCGTGGCGGAGGCCAGCCGGCTCGACCTGTGGGAGCCGGCCGCCACGCTCACCGCGGTGGCCCGCGAGGTCTTCGCCCGGGACGTGGAGCGCCGCCGCGCCCACGAGCGGGCGTTCGCGCGGCTGGGAGGCGCCGGATGCTCCGGCTGA